Proteins co-encoded in one Thermoflexus sp. genomic window:
- a CDS encoding GNAT family N-acetyltransferase — MEVEIRPLRTLEEIEACVELQRRIWGSDDLDVVPAHVLITAAHNGGVLLGAFAGGQLVGFVFGFLGTDERRGREAPATVKLKHCSHQLGVLPEWQDKGIGYQLKLAQREAVRNQGLRLITWTYDPLESRNAYFNIAKLGAVCNTYIRNAYGELHDALNRGLPTDRFQVDWYIASRRVATRLSQGHFALSRSSFEQAGAVLVNPCRFDERGLPIPPETFQTPDVGFWLVEIPYRFQEIKRQDPGLARAWRFHTRELFETAFALGYLVVDFVREQEPGKPPRSFYALVRAHLTGREPWSVFARDLVDLRDAE, encoded by the coding sequence ATGGAGGTGGAGATCCGACCCCTGCGCACGCTGGAGGAGATCGAGGCGTGTGTGGAGCTCCAGCGCCGGATCTGGGGCTCGGATGATCTGGATGTGGTTCCCGCCCATGTGCTCATCACGGCGGCCCATAATGGAGGGGTGCTTCTGGGTGCCTTTGCCGGCGGCCAGCTGGTGGGGTTCGTGTTCGGTTTCCTGGGAACGGATGAGCGTCGAGGGCGGGAGGCCCCAGCCACGGTCAAGCTGAAGCATTGCTCCCATCAACTGGGTGTGCTTCCCGAATGGCAGGATAAGGGCATCGGTTACCAGCTCAAGCTCGCGCAGCGCGAGGCGGTCCGCAATCAGGGCCTGCGGCTGATCACCTGGACCTATGACCCGCTGGAGAGCCGCAACGCCTATTTCAACATCGCCAAGCTGGGGGCGGTGTGCAACACCTACATCCGGAACGCCTATGGAGAGCTCCACGACGCCCTGAACCGGGGGCTGCCCACGGACCGTTTCCAGGTGGACTGGTATATCGCCAGCCGGCGGGTGGCGACTCGCCTGAGCCAGGGCCATTTCGCCCTCTCCCGTTCCTCCTTTGAGCAGGCCGGCGCGGTGCTGGTGAACCCCTGCCGCTTCGATGAACGCGGCCTCCCGATCCCCCCCGAAACGTTCCAGACCCCGGATGTCGGCTTCTGGCTGGTGGAAATCCCTTATCGCTTCCAGGAGATCAAGCGGCAGGATCCGGGCCTGGCCCGGGCCTGGCGGTTCCACACGCGGGAGCTCTTCGAAACCGCCTTTGCCCTCGGTTACCTGGTGGTGGATTTCGTTCGAGAACAGGAGCCGGGGAAGCCTCCCCGCAGCTTCTACGCCCTGGTCCGGGCGCACCTGACCGGAAGGGAGCCATGGAGCGTCTTCGCCCGGGATCTCGTGGACCTTCGGGATGCGGAGTGA
- a CDS encoding GNAT family N-acetyltransferase — protein sequence MRLCRFQDPAVFDELAEAWIDLLRRSSVDAPFLRPGWLRIWWEHFGEGELHLLTFEEDGRLIGLAPLRRIARDGYRVLETFGEEVTDYLDLPAQSGREGEIAHGLLAWLLSPGAPEWDLLILWNIREDSPFYPVWPNLASAYSLTVQVEPLTVCPVLQLPATWEAYLQMLDGKDRHELRRKMRRVESLENIRWYILREEGPDIEEAIEAFLDLMAASSPEKADFLSERMRAFFRRVIRYGLREGWTRLSFIEIEGEKAATYLDFDYGDRIWLYNAGFHPRFAGLSPGVVLLAYLIRHAIEQGKRVFDFLRGDEPYKFRFGAREVPLYRIVISRVGEGSASAPL from the coding sequence ATGCGGCTCTGTCGGTTTCAGGATCCTGCCGTCTTCGATGAGCTGGCGGAGGCATGGATCGATCTGTTGCGCCGGTCCTCGGTGGATGCCCCTTTTCTGCGTCCGGGCTGGCTGCGGATCTGGTGGGAGCATTTCGGGGAAGGAGAGCTCCACCTCCTGACATTCGAGGAAGATGGACGGCTGATCGGCCTCGCGCCCCTGCGCCGGATCGCCCGGGATGGCTACCGGGTGCTGGAGACCTTCGGCGAGGAGGTCACGGATTATCTGGATCTCCCGGCGCAGTCCGGCCGGGAGGGGGAGATCGCCCATGGGCTTCTGGCCTGGCTGCTTAGCCCGGGGGCGCCGGAGTGGGACCTCCTGATCCTGTGGAACATCCGGGAGGATTCCCCTTTCTATCCTGTATGGCCGAACCTGGCCTCTGCTTACAGCCTGACCGTTCAGGTGGAGCCGTTAACGGTATGCCCGGTGCTGCAATTGCCCGCGACGTGGGAGGCGTATCTTCAGATGCTGGATGGGAAGGACCGTCACGAGCTCCGGCGCAAGATGCGCCGGGTGGAGTCGCTGGAAAACATCCGCTGGTATATCCTGCGAGAGGAAGGACCCGATATCGAGGAAGCCATCGAGGCGTTCCTGGATCTGATGGCCGCCAGCAGCCCCGAGAAGGCGGACTTCCTGAGCGAACGCATGCGCGCCTTCTTTCGTCGTGTGATCCGTTACGGCCTCCGGGAAGGATGGACGCGCCTCTCGTTTATCGAAATCGAGGGCGAGAAGGCCGCGACCTACCTGGATTTCGATTACGGGGATCGGATCTGGCTGTATAACGCAGGTTTCCATCCCCGCTTCGCCGGCCTGAGCCCCGGGGTGGTCCTGCTCGCTTACCTGATCCGTCATGCGATCGAGCAGGGGAAGCGCGTCTTCGATTTCCTGCGGGGAGATGAACCATATAAGTTCCGCTTCGGGGCTCGGGAGGTGCCCTTATATCGCATCGTGATCTCCCGGGTGGGGGAAGGGAGCGCCTCCGCCCCCTTGTGA
- a CDS encoding adenosine-specific kinase, with product MAVELKVVQIEKPDELNVILGQSHFIKTVEDIHEALVNTVPGIKFGLAFCESSGPALVRASGTDPELVELAKKNALAVGAGHFFIVVLGRGYYPINVLNAIKMVPEVCHIYAASANPMQVIIAETEQGRGILGVVDGVATRGVETEADVAHRKEFLRRIGYKM from the coding sequence ATGGCGGTCGAGCTGAAGGTTGTGCAGATCGAGAAGCCGGACGAGCTCAATGTGATCCTGGGCCAGAGCCACTTCATTAAGACCGTGGAGGACATTCACGAGGCGCTTGTGAACACTGTCCCCGGCATTAAGTTCGGCCTGGCCTTCTGCGAGTCCTCGGGCCCCGCCCTGGTCCGGGCCAGCGGGACAGATCCGGAGCTGGTGGAGCTGGCGAAGAAGAACGCGCTGGCGGTCGGCGCCGGGCACTTCTTCATTGTGGTCCTGGGCAGGGGCTACTACCCGATCAACGTCCTGAACGCCATCAAGATGGTCCCCGAGGTCTGTCACATCTACGCAGCCTCCGCCAATCCCATGCAGGTGATCATCGCCGAGACCGAGCAGGGGCGGGGGATCCTCGGGGTGGTGGATGGGGTGGCCACTCGAGGGGTTGAGACGGAGGCCGATGTCGCGCATCGCAAGGAGTTCCTGCGCCGCATCGGCTACAAGATGTGA